The sequence below is a genomic window from Candidatus Hydrogenedentota bacterium.
AGCAGCCCCTCCTCCGTGCCGCGCTGGGTGCCCCACCAGGTCACCAGGTCGGCCCGGTTGGCGAGATACCAGGCGGAGGACAAGACGCCGGACAGCAGCGCCACCAGGGCCAGCCGGGCCAGAAAACGGCGCAGGGTGGCCGGGGGCAGTCCGGGGAGCGCTGTTCCGGACATCACGCGCCCAAGCCCCCAGAGGGCGGCGCCCGCGGCGGGCGGCAGAAGGTAGGTCGGCGCCGTGGGTTTGGACAAAAAGGCCAGCCCCGTCAGCAGGGCGAAAAGGAACGACCAGCCGGGCCGGAGGAAGCCGTCGCTCCGCACCAGCGCGTAGACCGCCCACAGGCACGCGGCGGCGAGAAAAATGTCCGGGGAGAACACCCGCGACATGCCAAAGGCCAGGGGCATGCAACTGAAAAAGAACGCCGCGCGGAAGGCGTCCCACGAGGGCCAGCCGCAACGCGCGAGAAGGTAGACCCCGACAATCATGCCGAGGAACAGCAGCAGCGCGGACACGGTGATCCGGTCCGGGCTGTAGCCGAAAACCAGCGCGCACAGCGCCCCGGCGACATGCGGCAGGGGGGGGTAGGGCGAGCGCATCCCGGCCAGCGCGGCCAGGCGCCCCCCCTCCGGCGGCGAGACAATGACGCGGTAATACTCCCCGGCCACCCGCAGATGATGCGCCTCGTCCGCGCGCAGTTCATGGCGGTCCTCCGCCAGCCACCACAAGCCCGCCGCAAGATGGAGCGCCAGCAGCGCGGCCAGCCACCACGCGCCGCGCCCCGAATCCTGCGGGGCCGGGGCGGTGTGCGGCATGGGCTGCGGGGTGTTGTCCATCGGGTCCACGGGCTTGTCACCCTCCTTGGGGCCAAACCCCAGCATGATACACCAGCGCAGGGTGGATTGGCACAGCCGGGGCGACATGGGACGGATCGGACAGATCGGACGGATCGGACGGATCAGAGGAATGGGACGGGCATGGGGCGATTCCCTTGCTTTTCTGGCGGAACATGGTAAAATAAGAGTGGCTCCAACAAGCCCTCCGGTTGTTGCGGACGCCCGTTGATGAAATGGCGAAATTGGGCACAAACGGAGGTAAAACATCCGCACCCGGGAACGGGTGGAGGAGCCTTTGGGGCCGGTGGCGGCGCCGAGTGTTCCGCCAATGCGGAAAAGCACGGCGACCCCGAAAGCCCGGCCCATAGAGGCATGGCGAGCGCGGACCACGCCGACAGTTCCCGCCGGGAACGGCACGGCGGCCAGGAGGGCCCAAAGCCGCGGCGTGACGGTCCGAGAGGGCCATGCGTTGTCCGTTGTGCGGAAGTTGCGTGGCAGAAAGGTTTTGCAAAGGTCCCAAACAGGATCATGAAGGGCCGTGTGGAGCGCCCAGACCTGACCAGCGAAACCTTTGTTCAACGCGGCTTCCGCACTATTTCGTGAGAATGCCCCCCGTTTGTTTTTCCCCCCCGCCTTTCCATTACAATGCTTCCCCGGCGGCGCCGTGTCCGGCGCCCCGTCTGTGCCCAAACGAAATTCGAGGCCCTTATCCGAGGAAACGCGACATGAGACAATACAACATCCTGCTTGACCCGAAAAAAATGCCGGACGCCTGGTACAACATCAACGCGGACATGCCGGGCCAGATGGCGCCGGTGCTGCATCCGGGCACGCACCAGCCGGTGCAGGCGCAGGACCTGGCCCCCATCTTCGCCATGGGCCTGATTGAGCAGGAAATGAGCCCGCAGCGGCACATCTCGATTCCCGGCGAGGTCATGGACAAGCTGCTGCTGTGGCGGCCGACGCCGCTGCGCCGGGCCTACCGCCTGGAGGAGGCGCTGGACACGCCGGCCAAAATCTACTACAAGAACGAAAGCGTGAGCCCGGCGGGCAGCCACAAGATCAACACGTCCATCGCCCAGGCCTACTACAACAAGATAGAGGGCGTGAACGAGCTGAGCACGGAGACGGGCGCGGGCCAGTGGGGCACGGCGCTGTCCATCGCGTGCTCCATGTTCAACATGAAATGCACCGTCTACATGGTGCGGGTGAGCTTCGAGCAGAAGCCCTACCGCAAGAGCCTGATGCAGGCCTACGGCGGGCGCGTGGTCGCCAGCCCGAGCGACGAGACGGACATCGGCCGCAAGCTGAACGCCGAGAACCCCGGCACTTCGGGCAGCCTGGGCATGGCCATCTCGGAGGCGGTCGAGGTGGCGGTGAAGAGCGGCGGCTCGATCAAGTACAGCCTCGG
It includes:
- a CDS encoding TrpB-like pyridoxal phosphate-dependent enzyme; amino-acid sequence: MRQYNILLDPKKMPDAWYNINADMPGQMAPVLHPGTHQPVQAQDLAPIFAMGLIEQEMSPQRHISIPGEVMDKLLLWRPTPLRRAYRLEEALDTPAKIYYKNESVSPAGSHKINTSIAQAYYNKIEGVNELSTETGAGQWGTALSIACSMFNMKCTVYMVRVSFEQKPYRKSLMQAYGGRVVASPSDETDIGRKLNAENPGTSGSLGMAISEAVEVAVKSGGSIKYSLGSVLNHVCLHQTIIGQEAKLQMESVGEYPDIVFGCCGGGSNFAGVAFPFVADRLAGKSDVWCVAVEPAACPTLTRGPFTYDFGDTGCLTPLMKQYTLGHDFMPPGIHAGGLRYHGVATQVAHLKKEGCIGALALMQNPCFESSLLFAKCEGIIPAPESSHAIRGAVEEALRCREAGEAKTILFNLSGHGHFDMTAYDAYLRGDLQDLALDEESLKKGLASIPEVAEA